The Coffea eugenioides isolate CCC68of chromosome 8, Ceug_1.0, whole genome shotgun sequence genome has a segment encoding these proteins:
- the LOC113780351 gene encoding uncharacterized protein LOC113780351, which yields MTENSQQFGTREDVSIRKVNEVETSSIQQQLTKLTLFVRQLAVGNASQAKVCGICTGMDHSTDMCPMMQEEGAEQVNMTGHVPAPRRPYDPYSSTYNPGWRDHPNLSYGGNMQSNLVPNRQQGNQQQYQPRPPPPPSSSPSLEEMMKQLKATISQNQQRTDSEMQDIRNQMSKMATKINRLESQVNGRLPSQPELNLKNVSTMTLRSGKEIQGPELMTPKDKDEEKIEKELEAENTSTKNPTGLPNLIIDVKTNPPPFPCRLEKPKKQDKEKKILEVFRKVEINIPLLDAIKQVLKYAKFLRDLCVNRKRLRGDKKIIVGENVSAVLQRKLPPKCGDPGRFTVPCKIGNTLIRNTLLDLGVSINVMPKSIYASLNLGPLKEIEIIIQLADRTNAYPDGLIEDVLVKVNELIFPADFYVLDMDDDHSPDPSLLLLGRPFFSTAQTKIDVNKGTLSIEFDGELVHFNIFDTMEHPVNSHTVDKFKFTENKYKGIKALYEVKWNRKLRKEAALKGYLDPGVGPPISRKTELHPD from the exons ATGACAGAGAATTCACAACAATTCGGTACGAGGGAGGATGTCTCAATACGCAAGGTGAATGAGGTAGAGACATCCTCTATCCAGCAGCAGCTAACTAAGTTGACCTTGTTTGTTAGGCAACTGGCTGTAGGAAATGCATCTCAGGCCAAGGTGTGCGGGATTTGCACTGGTATGGATCATTCTACAGACATGTGTCCAATGATGCAAGAGGAGGGTGCAGAGCAAGTGAACATGACAGGTCACGTGCCCGCGCCAAGAAGGCCCTATGACCCCTATTCAAGTACCTACAACCCTGGTTGGAGGGACCACCCTAACCTCAGTTATGGAGGGAACATGCAGTCCAATCTCGTGCCTAATAGACAACAAGGGAACCAGCAGCAGTACCAACCCCGACCACCTCCGCCACCGAGCTCTAGTCCATCtttggaggagatgatgaaacaaCTGAAAGCAACCATCTcgcaaaatcagcaaaggacggacTCCGAAATGCAGGACATAAGAAATCAGATGAGCAAAATGGCCACAAAaatcaaccgtttggagtcccaagtAAATGGAAGATTGCCATCCCAACCTGAACTGAACCTAAAGAACGTAAGTACAATGACTTTAAGGAGCgggaaggaaattcaggggCCCGAACTCATGACTCCAAAGGATAAGGACGAAGAGAAGATTGAGAAAGAACTTGAGGCAGAGAATACAAGCACCAAAAATCCAACGGGACTCCCTAACCTGATTATAGATGTTAAAACTAATCCCCCTCCATTTCCTTGCAGGTTGGAGAAACCGAAGAAGCAGGACAAAGAGAAGAAGATCCTAGAGGTGTTTCGCAAGGTAGAGATCAATATCCCCTTATTAGATGCCATCAAACAAGTGCTgaaatatgcaaaatttttgAGAGACCTATGTGTCAACCGAAAGCGGCTGAGGGGAGACAAAAAGATCATTGTTGGGGAGAATGTGTCAGCAGTTCTCCAAAGGAAACTTCCACCAAAGTGCGGGGATCCAGGTAGGTTTACTGTCCCATGTAAGATAGGTAATACTCTAATTAGGAATACCCTGCTGGACTTAGGAGTATCGATCAACGTAATGCCTAAATCTATATATGCTTCTCTGAACCTTGGTCCATTAAAAGAAATCgagataataattcaattagctgaccgaACAAATGCATACCCTGATGGGTTGATAGAAGATGTGCTGGTTAAAGTTAATGAATTGATATTCCCGGCTGActtttatgtacttgacatggatgatgatcaTTCCCCTGACCCCTCACTTTTGCTACTAGGTAGACCCTTTTTTAGCACAGCACAGACAAAAATTGACGTTAATAAGGGTACATTGTCCATAGAATTTGATGGAGAACtagtccactttaatattttcgaTACAATGGaacatcctgttaactctcacACTGT ggataaattcaaatttactgAGAACAAGTATAAGGGGATAAAAGCACTGTATGAGGTGAAATGgaatagaaaattaagaaaggAGGCTGCCCTCAAAGGCTATTTGGATCCTGGAGTAGGGCCACCGATTTCCAGGAAAACTGAGTTACACCCAGATTGA